A genomic stretch from uncultured Cohaesibacter sp. includes:
- the trxB gene encoding thioredoxin-disulfide reductase, whose protein sequence is MHSKVLIIGSGPAGYTAAIYAARAMLEPTLVAGMQEGGQLTITSELENYPGFAEEIQGPWLMEQMKAQAKNVGTNLVSDIITEVDLSSSPFKAKGDSGADYTADSIIIATGAQARWLGMESEEKFKGFGISACATCDGFFYRGKEVLVIGGGNTAVEEALYLTHHANKVTVIHRRDEFRAEKILQNRLERNPKIEVIWDSVVEEFTGKEGFPPSVTGAKLRNVKTGEITDITADGIFVAIGHAPAVELFKDTLKMKENGYIWTAPDSTITSIPGVFAAGDVTDDKYRQAVTAAGLGCMAALEAERFLAEQEDAE, encoded by the coding sequence ATGCATAGCAAAGTCTTGATCATTGGCTCTGGACCAGCAGGGTACACAGCCGCTATTTATGCTGCCCGTGCCATGCTTGAGCCGACGCTTGTTGCCGGTATGCAGGAAGGCGGTCAGTTGACCATCACTTCCGAATTGGAAAACTATCCCGGTTTCGCTGAAGAAATTCAGGGCCCATGGCTGATGGAGCAAATGAAAGCCCAGGCCAAGAATGTCGGGACAAATCTGGTTTCGGACATCATCACCGAGGTGGACCTCTCTTCCAGTCCCTTCAAGGCAAAGGGAGATTCTGGCGCAGACTATACCGCTGACAGCATCATCATCGCCACGGGCGCTCAGGCACGCTGGCTGGGCATGGAAAGCGAAGAGAAATTCAAGGGCTTCGGCATATCCGCCTGCGCCACCTGCGACGGGTTCTTCTATCGTGGCAAGGAAGTGCTGGTCATCGGCGGCGGCAACACCGCAGTGGAAGAAGCGCTCTATCTTACGCACCATGCCAACAAGGTGACGGTCATCCACCGCCGCGATGAATTCCGCGCCGAGAAGATTTTGCAGAACCGCCTTGAAAGAAATCCGAAGATCGAAGTCATCTGGGATTCCGTGGTTGAAGAATTTACCGGCAAGGAAGGGTTCCCGCCAAGCGTGACAGGGGCCAAGCTGCGCAATGTCAAAACCGGCGAGATTACCGACATCACTGCTGACGGCATTTTTGTCGCCATTGGCCACGCGCCAGCCGTCGAGCTGTTCAAGGACACGCTGAAAATGAAGGAAAACGGCTATATCTGGACCGCTCCTGATTCGACAATCACGTCAATTCCGGGCGTTTTTGCCGCAGGGGATGTCACGGATGACAAGTATAGACAGGCCGTAACGGCTGCCGGTTTGGGCTGTATGGCCGCTTTGGAAGCCGAACGGTTCCTAGCCGAACAAGAAGACGCTGAATAA
- a CDS encoding LysR family transcriptional regulator: MDWDKLRIFHAAADAGSFTHAGDKLHMSQSAISRQVSALESDLGVTLFHRHARGLILTEQGELLYRTAHDVLMKLETVRTHLTDSKEKPTGELRVTTTVGLGSAWLTSHLAEFMELYPGIALTLLLENEDLDLGMRQADVAIRLHQPTQPDLIQRKLFTVHFHMYASASYLKKFSQPRSMDELEQHRLICFGDNHPNYLKDVNWLETAQMPPGKKRQMALKVNNLLGIRHAVMRGAGIAILPDYVVHPRDEMIQLLPSVEMPSFETYFVYAAELRNSMRINAVRDFLLSKAASWHY; encoded by the coding sequence ATGGATTGGGACAAACTACGCATATTTCATGCGGCCGCCGACGCTGGTAGCTTTACGCACGCCGGCGACAAACTGCATATGAGCCAATCCGCGATTTCCCGACAGGTTAGCGCTCTGGAATCGGACCTCGGGGTCACGCTATTCCATCGCCACGCACGCGGTCTTATTCTCACAGAACAAGGCGAACTTCTTTACCGCACCGCCCATGATGTGCTCATGAAGCTGGAAACGGTGCGCACCCATTTGACCGACTCCAAGGAAAAGCCAACCGGCGAATTGCGCGTCACCACGACGGTGGGCCTTGGATCGGCCTGGTTGACCTCGCATTTGGCCGAGTTCATGGAGCTCTATCCCGGCATTGCCCTTACGCTCTTGCTCGAGAATGAGGATCTCGATCTGGGCATGCGGCAGGCCGACGTGGCCATCCGGCTGCACCAGCCAACACAGCCCGATCTTATTCAGCGCAAGCTTTTCACCGTGCACTTCCATATGTACGCCTCAGCCAGCTATCTCAAGAAATTCAGCCAGCCCCGTTCCATGGATGAACTGGAGCAGCATCGGCTCATTTGCTTTGGCGACAATCATCCCAACTATCTCAAGGACGTCAACTGGCTCGAAACAGCCCAGATGCCTCCGGGCAAGAAGCGCCAGATGGCGCTGAAGGTGAACAACCTTCTGGGTATCCGCCATGCGGTTATGCGCGGGGCTGGCATTGCGATTCTGCCCGATTACGTAGTTCACCCCCGCGATGAGATGATTCAGTTGCTTCCAAGTGTGGAAATGCCGAGTTTCGAGACCTATTTTGTGTATGCTGCGGAGCTACGGAATTCTATGCGCATTAATGCCGTTCGCGATTTTCTGCTGTCAAAAGCAGCCAGCTGGCATTATTAA
- a CDS encoding Lrp/AsnC family transcriptional regulator, protein MKARLDPIDWKILKELQDDGRITNVELARRVGISAPPCLRRVRALEEAGIIKGYRAIVDEKQIGFDVTAIAMVGLHSQAEADLVAFEERVRAWPQVRECYMLSGDIDFVLRCVAPDLQAFQSFVINELTSAPNVDSVRTSLTIRLSKNAPNVPINLGD, encoded by the coding sequence TTGAAAGCAAGACTTGATCCAATTGACTGGAAAATCCTGAAAGAGCTTCAGGATGACGGTCGTATCACAAACGTAGAACTGGCGCGCCGCGTTGGTATTTCTGCGCCCCCCTGCCTGCGCCGCGTTCGCGCGCTGGAAGAAGCCGGAATCATCAAAGGCTATCGCGCCATTGTAGACGAAAAGCAGATCGGCTTTGACGTTACAGCCATTGCCATGGTCGGACTGCATAGTCAGGCCGAGGCTGATCTGGTTGCCTTTGAAGAGCGTGTCAGAGCATGGCCGCAAGTCCGTGAATGCTACATGCTTTCAGGGGATATCGACTTTGTTCTGCGCTGTGTCGCGCCTGATCTGCAGGCTTTTCAGTCTTTCGTCATCAATGAACTGACGTCTGCTCCCAACGTGGACAGCGTGCGCACATCTTTGACCATCCGTTTGAGCAAGAACGCGCCGAATGTTCCGATCAATTTGGGTGATTGA
- a CDS encoding mitochondrial fission ELM1 family protein translates to MVATTGRKIWVLSDGKPGDENQCLSVAERLGGSIELRRVAPSAPWVWLMPHGPIPPADNPQNPASPIHGPFPDVAIASGRRTVAYLRKLKKASPQTITVFLKDPRLSSFNADLVWVPFHDKRRDSHTIVSLTGPTRITQKRLAAARNKAPQDLQHLPAPRVALILGGDTAKEKFGEQASKRLAHYLSHDLPADVSVMVTPSRRTPAHLKTAVQKALLGRPHWIWDEQGDNPYFAMLALADAIIVTADSHSMLSDVLSSEVPVYIFEPDAYPKKLKRTINQLIQHPFVQLLPAPLETGVRPAIDSTELIAEEIRLLLNPTPLEGSL, encoded by the coding sequence GTGGTAGCCACAACAGGCAGGAAAATCTGGGTTTTAAGCGATGGCAAACCTGGCGACGAGAATCAATGCCTCAGCGTTGCCGAACGATTGGGCGGCTCCATTGAGCTACGCCGTGTCGCTCCGTCAGCGCCCTGGGTGTGGCTTATGCCTCATGGCCCCATACCACCCGCTGACAATCCCCAAAATCCCGCTTCTCCGATCCACGGCCCCTTTCCCGATGTTGCCATAGCATCAGGACGCAGGACCGTGGCCTATCTGAGGAAACTCAAGAAAGCCAGCCCGCAAACCATAACAGTTTTTCTCAAGGATCCACGCCTCAGCTCCTTTAATGCGGATCTTGTCTGGGTCCCCTTCCACGACAAGCGCCGCGATTCCCATACAATCGTTTCTCTGACCGGCCCGACCCGCATCACACAAAAGCGGTTGGCCGCAGCCAGAAACAAGGCCCCACAAGACCTGCAGCATCTGCCGGCCCCACGTGTGGCTCTTATTTTGGGTGGAGATACGGCCAAGGAGAAATTCGGAGAGCAAGCCTCAAAGCGTCTTGCTCACTATCTCAGCCACGATCTGCCTGCGGATGTATCTGTGATGGTCACGCCTTCGCGACGCACGCCTGCGCACTTGAAAACCGCCGTGCAGAAGGCTCTGCTTGGACGACCGCATTGGATCTGGGACGAGCAGGGCGACAATCCCTATTTCGCGATGCTGGCCCTGGCGGACGCCATCATTGTGACAGCTGATTCCCATTCCATGCTCTCTGATGTCCTCTCGAGCGAAGTTCCTGTTTACATTTTCGAGCCGGATGCCTATCCAAAGAAGCTGAAACGGACGATCAATCAGCTCATCCAACACCCTTTTGTACAACTTCTCCCAGCCCCCCTTGAAACGGGAGTACGGCCCGCAATAGATTCAACGGAACTGATAGCAGAGGAGATCCGTCTTCTGCTCAACCCGACCCCACTTGAAGGATCTTTGTGA
- the greA gene encoding transcription elongation factor GreA — MEKIPMTPAGYQALSEELKQRSSEERPRIIAAISEARAHGDLSENAEYHAAKEQQSLNEGRISELEEKLSRAEVIDVTKMSGNTIKFGATVTMVDEDTEEEKTYQIVGDVEADLKKGKISLSSPIARALIGKQVEDSVEVTAPGGSKSYEILEIKYI, encoded by the coding sequence ATGGAAAAAATCCCAATGACGCCTGCCGGATATCAGGCTCTTAGTGAAGAATTGAAACAGCGCAGCAGCGAAGAACGCCCGCGGATTATCGCAGCGATCTCCGAAGCGCGTGCGCATGGCGACTTGTCCGAGAACGCCGAATATCACGCAGCAAAGGAACAGCAGAGCCTGAATGAGGGCCGCATTTCCGAACTCGAAGAAAAACTCTCGCGTGCGGAAGTCATCGACGTAACCAAGATGAGTGGCAACACCATCAAGTTTGGCGCCACGGTGACCATGGTTGACGAAGACACGGAAGAAGAGAAAACCTATCAGATCGTTGGCGACGTCGAAGCGGATCTCAAAAAGGGCAAGATTTCCCTGTCCTCCCCGATCGCGCGCGCCCTGATCGGCAAACAGGTTGAAGATTCTGTGGAAGTGACGGCTCCCGGTGGCTCGAAGTCCTACGAAATCCTCGAAATCAAATATATCTGA